The Treponema medium genome has a window encoding:
- a CDS encoding V-type ATP synthase subunit I: MILPMKKLTLLVLDSQKKAALKTLRNFGAVHIEKENASSDTLTELQNTYTRVQQAEALITESQPKKAEKAQTETLTLSRNDLLQAVDEILDLKDQESNTRAAINKLTGDIEAYNGWGDFEPKDIHSFEENGIYLTMGELPEKSYTALPETIKTVRLAGGKKTVRFAIVSETADVPADLPSDFSPLILPDMRLSAMHTERERLQKQLPSFKAKIGARTELLAPLKAEAKKLAKEIEFESVRAGMEVIPLEEDTAAAGSSVTVNASDVGNTAAAVSGNAATAAVGAGNAANGTAGNAEKEPIRLARLSGYILAEKQADFAGLAKANGWAFISDDPAEEDAVPTAMRHNRFVQLLTPLTDFLGTVPGYREPDISLWFLLFFGIFFAMIFGDAGYGGILVILSLIGIVKAKAKEQPVPLAMQMFLYLGVLTVIWGTATCNWFGISVEYIPAWMKNLSIPAISNVTEESIRNANLMQFCFTLGLIQLTIGHIISIVRNIRSPQILGHIGSIAMLCGMYVVVLSLVVSAERYQINQPVLIAVGGGFALNFIFSNYQTGIGQSIVDSLKNIITMFLGVVNVFADIMSYIRLWAVGLAGSAISATVNQMAGPALGSFLIFLGVLLLFFGHGLNYIMNVLSVIVHGVRLNTLEFSNHVGLTWAGFKYEPFAE, encoded by the coding sequence ATGATTTTACCGATGAAAAAACTGACGCTCCTTGTGCTGGATTCTCAGAAAAAGGCGGCTTTAAAAACGCTGCGGAACTTCGGTGCGGTGCATATCGAAAAGGAAAACGCTTCAAGCGATACCTTGACGGAATTGCAAAACACATACACGAGAGTACAGCAAGCGGAAGCATTGATTACCGAATCGCAGCCGAAAAAAGCTGAAAAAGCACAGACTGAAACGCTCACATTGAGCCGGAATGACTTATTGCAGGCAGTTGACGAGATTCTTGACCTCAAAGACCAAGAATCAAATACACGGGCTGCAATCAATAAGCTGACCGGCGACATCGAAGCATACAATGGTTGGGGCGATTTTGAGCCCAAAGATATACACAGCTTTGAAGAAAATGGCATCTATTTGACGATGGGTGAGCTTCCGGAAAAGTCATATACAGCATTGCCTGAAACGATTAAAACGGTACGGCTTGCAGGCGGCAAAAAAACAGTCCGCTTTGCGATAGTGTCCGAAACCGCAGATGTTCCTGCCGATTTGCCGTCCGATTTTAGTCCGCTTATTTTACCGGATATGCGGCTTTCGGCAATGCATACCGAAAGGGAACGGCTGCAAAAACAGCTGCCCTCATTCAAAGCAAAGATTGGGGCACGGACTGAACTGCTTGCACCGTTAAAGGCAGAGGCAAAAAAGCTTGCAAAAGAGATTGAGTTTGAAAGCGTCCGTGCCGGTATGGAAGTCATTCCGCTTGAAGAAGATACGGCAGCTGCCGGTTCTTCCGTAACGGTTAATGCGTCTGATGTGGGTAATACCGCTGCTGCCGTTTCCGGCAACGCAGCTACTGCGGCGGTCGGTGCCGGTAATGCTGCAAACGGTACTGCCGGGAATGCCGAAAAAGAGCCGATACGGCTTGCACGGCTTTCCGGTTATATCCTTGCTGAAAAACAAGCTGATTTTGCAGGGCTTGCAAAGGCAAACGGCTGGGCGTTTATTTCAGATGATCCTGCTGAAGAAGATGCCGTTCCGACTGCAATGCGGCATAACCGGTTTGTGCAGCTGCTTACCCCGTTGACGGACTTCCTCGGTACCGTGCCGGGCTACCGCGAACCCGATATTTCGCTCTGGTTCCTGCTCTTTTTCGGTATCTTCTTTGCGATGATTTTTGGGGACGCAGGCTACGGCGGTATCCTCGTGATCTTGTCGCTTATCGGAATCGTCAAAGCAAAAGCGAAGGAGCAGCCCGTTCCGCTCGCTATGCAGATGTTCCTCTACCTCGGTGTTCTAACTGTTATCTGGGGAACTGCAACCTGCAACTGGTTCGGCATCTCGGTGGAGTACATCCCCGCATGGATGAAAAATCTCTCCATACCGGCTATCTCGAATGTGACCGAGGAGAGTATCAGGAATGCTAACTTGATGCAGTTCTGCTTTACGCTCGGGCTTATTCAGCTGACAATCGGGCATATCATCTCGATTGTGCGGAATATCCGTTCTCCACAGATACTGGGACACATTGGCTCCATTGCGATGCTCTGCGGAATGTATGTTGTAGTGTTAAGCCTTGTCGTCAGCGCCGAGCGGTACCAGATTAACCAACCGGTACTGATTGCGGTAGGCGGCGGCTTTGCGCTTAACTTTATTTTTTCAAATTATCAAACCGGTATCGGGCAGAGTATTGTTGACAGCCTTAAAAATATCATCACGATGTTCTTAGGGGTGGTAAACGTCTTTGCCGATATTATGAGCTATATCCGCCTTTGGGCAGTCGGGCTTGCAGGTTCTGCAATCAGTGCGACAGTCAACCAGATGGCGGGGCCGGCGCTCGGCAGCTTCCTCATCTTTTTGGGTGTGCTGCTGTTATTCTTCGGACACGGTTTAAACTATATTATGAACGTACTCTCGGTCATCGTACACGGAGTGCGGCTTAATACCTTAGAGTTTTCAAACCATGTCGGGTTAACGTGGGCAGGGTTCAAATACGAACCTTTTGCGGAATAA
- a CDS encoding shikimate kinase yields the protein MILLGLSRAGKTSVGQNLAEQLGCSFYDTDELIRIRTGLTPRELYRQTGLSALHAAEAAALRECCGLNFAVGGLLPTPELQLSTVEPQLSASEPLQQPMPLPLRTDGAAENGQGTAAENGAVIAAGGGICDNAEAFAIVAAIPLRVFLYATEAVLFERLTHDALQTGYYPAFLHFLPVAQKAEAQQLFTELYVRRTELYRRSCNLIIDTTDLDCAAVAQKIVASLFCGRG from the coding sequence ATGATTCTTTTAGGACTGAGCCGTGCAGGAAAGACCTCTGTAGGGCAGAACCTTGCCGAACAGCTCGGCTGCTCCTTTTACGACACCGATGAGCTTATTCGTATCCGTACCGGTTTAACGCCGCGGGAGCTTTACCGTCAAACGGGTTTATCTGCTCTGCACGCTGCGGAAGCTGCCGCTTTGCGTGAATGCTGCGGTCTTAACTTTGCAGTAGGGGGGCTGTTGCCCACACCTGAGTTGCAGTTATCCACAGTCGAGCCGCAGCTATCCGCGTCCGAACCGTTACAGCAACCAATGCCTCTGCCGCTGCGAACCGACGGTGCTGCTGAGAACGGGCAGGGTACAGCAGCCGAAAACGGCGCTGTCATTGCGGCGGGCGGCGGCATCTGCGATAACGCCGAAGCATTTGCAATTGTTGCAGCGATACCGCTGCGGGTGTTCCTTTATGCAACGGAAGCGGTGCTTTTTGAACGCTTGACACATGATGCGCTGCAAACAGGCTATTATCCAGCATTTTTACACTTTCTGCCTGTGGCTCAAAAAGCGGAAGCTCAACAGCTGTTTACCGAATTGTATGTGCGCCGCACCGAACTGTACCGCAGAAGCTGCAACCTCATCATCGATACGACCGACTTGGATTGCGCTGCCGTTGCTCAGAAGATTGTAGCCTCATTATTCTGCGGACGCGGCTAA
- a CDS encoding ATP synthase subunit K (produces ATP from ADP in the presence of a proton gradient across the membrane; the K subunit is a nonenzymatic component which binds the dimeric form by interacting with the G and E subunits), with product MSFGMFGAAAALGISAFGSALGLAIAGQGTIGAWKRCYLNNKPAPFILLAFAGAPLTQTIYGFLLMNKMLTSKADPWFLLGVGVACGLGIAASAIAQGKASAAGSDALAETGKGFGQYITVVGLCETVALFVMVFGLINC from the coding sequence ATGAGTTTTGGTATGTTTGGTGCAGCAGCTGCACTCGGTATTTCGGCATTCGGATCGGCATTAGGGCTTGCTATCGCAGGACAGGGCACAATCGGAGCATGGAAGCGGTGTTATTTGAATAATAAACCGGCTCCCTTCATCCTCCTCGCATTTGCAGGCGCCCCGCTCACGCAGACTATTTACGGCTTCTTGCTGATGAACAAAATGCTTACTTCAAAAGCGGATCCGTGGTTCCTGTTAGGTGTCGGTGTTGCGTGCGGTCTTGGTATTGCAGCTTCCGCTATTGCACAGGGCAAGGCTTCCGCAGCAGGTTCTGATGCGCTTGCAGAAACCGGTAAAGGCTTCGGTCAGTACATCACTGTCGTCGGTCTTTGCGAAACCGTCGCGTTGTTCGTTATGGTTTTCGGACTGATTAACTGCTAA
- a CDS encoding methyl-accepting chemotaxis protein, with protein MKKQLGLQKRLIIIFAIFIVTVSILQTVLAGSIVRRSITAKVMELLQSKAVTTAEKIDHEIDNLSFWLEGVADSPVLFDESLSIQDRLREIDFLIKRQSSVKNYGMAGMDGNLIRADGSSFFCGNQSWYSTVMSGTPFLSEPFQAGKDLFLISYAIPMYDKDKRITGFFSIDIDGQYLSDICKTVTVGTSGSVFIVGISRNIIGDTDFSRVTAKTSITEAATDDKDMASLSALVESVFNSNDVVSGSGSYNGETQFVVGKKMETGWVVMLRAPAKEFLSDVRTLNRWMYLIGIAMLIIAAVVVYWLSHRIIGPIVRVATALKDIAQGEGDLTVSLPVTGLDEIRNLSEYFNETIGKIRTAIQSVDKNAGAMTKIGDELAQNMSETAGAANEISTHIEDVKRKIFTQASSVTETSATIEEIIQTIKQLNGSIATQAASVAESSSAIEEMVANIASITKTLERTDESIKSLASATSDGKETLHSSNAITQKIAEESGSLIEASGVIQHIASQTNLLAMNAAIEAAHAGEAGKGFAVVADEIRKLAEDSATQGKTITTTLKQFGTEIESLSASAHTVEEKFNVIFNLSEQVKMMSNQLTEAMREQENASREVLTAIKNINTVTVEVNSGSSEMLKGGEKAAKEMAILDDLTRVITGSMDEMTSGASYINTSVQEVNQITQRNKESIAGLAAEVSKFKV; from the coding sequence ATGAAGAAACAACTCGGTTTGCAAAAAAGATTGATTATTATTTTTGCAATATTTATTGTTACGGTATCAATTTTGCAGACTGTTTTAGCTGGCAGTATTGTCAGACGGTCAATTACCGCAAAAGTAATGGAGCTATTGCAAAGCAAAGCAGTTACAACTGCTGAAAAAATCGATCATGAAATTGATAATCTTTCTTTCTGGTTAGAGGGTGTTGCCGATAGCCCCGTTCTGTTTGATGAAAGTTTAAGTATTCAAGACCGGTTGCGGGAGATTGACTTCCTGATTAAACGGCAGTCGTCTGTAAAGAACTATGGTATGGCAGGGATGGACGGGAACCTTATTCGTGCTGATGGTAGCAGTTTCTTTTGCGGAAATCAATCGTGGTACAGTACGGTTATGAGCGGGACACCGTTTTTGTCCGAGCCTTTTCAAGCAGGCAAGGATCTTTTTCTCATCTCGTATGCAATTCCCATGTATGACAAGGATAAGCGGATTACCGGTTTCTTTTCAATCGATATCGACGGTCAATATCTTTCCGATATTTGTAAAACAGTTACTGTCGGTACGAGCGGTTCCGTCTTTATAGTTGGAATTAGTAGGAACATTATCGGTGATACCGATTTTAGCCGTGTTACTGCAAAAACGTCTATCACTGAGGCTGCGACTGACGATAAAGATATGGCTTCGTTATCTGCTCTTGTCGAATCGGTTTTTAACTCAAACGATGTTGTAAGCGGTTCAGGTTCGTATAACGGCGAAACTCAATTTGTCGTAGGAAAGAAGATGGAGACCGGTTGGGTAGTGATGCTGCGTGCTCCTGCAAAAGAGTTTTTAAGCGATGTTCGTACATTAAACCGTTGGATGTATTTGATCGGGATAGCAATGCTAATTATTGCTGCTGTCGTAGTGTATTGGTTGTCGCACCGGATTATCGGGCCGATTGTACGTGTAGCCACTGCATTAAAAGATATTGCACAGGGAGAAGGCGATCTAACCGTCAGCTTACCGGTAACCGGTCTGGATGAAATTCGCAATCTTTCCGAGTATTTTAATGAAACAATCGGGAAGATTAGAACGGCAATTCAATCGGTTGATAAAAACGCCGGCGCAATGACAAAGATAGGCGACGAGCTTGCACAAAATATGTCCGAAACTGCCGGAGCGGCGAATGAGATTAGTACTCATATTGAGGATGTAAAACGAAAGATTTTTACGCAAGCTTCAAGTGTTACCGAAACTTCCGCGACCATCGAAGAAATTATCCAAACGATTAAACAGCTAAACGGCAGTATTGCAACTCAGGCTGCAAGCGTTGCGGAATCTTCTTCGGCGATTGAAGAAATGGTTGCCAATATCGCCTCGATTACCAAGACTTTGGAGCGAACCGATGAATCGATAAAGTCACTCGCCTCTGCTACTTCCGACGGAAAAGAAACGCTGCACAGCTCCAATGCCATTACGCAAAAAATTGCAGAAGAGTCGGGTAGCTTAATAGAGGCGAGTGGTGTTATTCAACACATTGCTAGTCAGACAAACCTGCTTGCAATGAATGCGGCAATCGAAGCTGCCCATGCCGGTGAGGCGGGAAAAGGTTTCGCGGTCGTCGCCGATGAGATCCGCAAGCTGGCCGAAGATTCGGCAACGCAGGGAAAAACTATTACAACGACGCTTAAACAGTTCGGTACGGAAATCGAAAGTCTTTCTGCTTCGGCTCATACCGTTGAAGAAAAATTCAATGTTATTTTTAATCTGTCGGAACAGGTTAAGATGATGAGTAATCAACTGACCGAGGCAATGCGCGAACAGGAAAATGCCAGTAGAGAAGTTCTTACTGCAATTAAGAATATCAATACGGTTACAGTTGAAGTTAACAGCGGTTCTTCGGAAATGCTGAAAGGCGGTGAAAAAGCTGCAAAGGAAATGGCGATACTTGACGACCTTACCCGTGTTATCACCGGCAGTATGGACGAAATGACCTCTGGTGCATCATATATCAATACATCTGTACAGGAAGTCAATCAAATCACCCAGCGTAATAAAGAGAGTATCGCCGGACTTGCTGCAGAAGTAAGCAAGTTTAAAGTGTAA